In bacterium, a single window of DNA contains:
- a CDS encoding 1-acylglycerol-3-phosphate O-acyltransferase gives MRPVLSALFWAFIALSSIVLFPIAVLIFVVTAPFDSRRALLHRFTCFWASLYTWLNPAWAVTIHGRERLHRAGPAVIVANHLSLLDILVMFRLQSHFKWVSKIENFRVPLIGWNMTLCGYIPLQRGTKTSVMSMMRACDAALDAGSSIVMFPEGTRSPTGRMRAFKPGAFEIAQRNGVPIQPLVIRGTGDALPKRGFVLQGRHDISIEILDAVSPSDVEKTAPEEMMERVRNRIAEALDEPTPAGS, from the coding sequence ATGCGACCGGTGCTCTCCGCGCTCTTCTGGGCCTTCATCGCCCTCTCCTCGATCGTGCTCTTTCCGATCGCGGTCCTGATCTTCGTCGTCACCGCGCCCTTCGACTCCCGACGCGCCCTCCTCCACCGCTTCACCTGCTTCTGGGCCTCGCTCTACACCTGGCTGAATCCCGCGTGGGCGGTGACGATCCACGGTCGCGAGCGGCTCCATCGGGCGGGGCCGGCGGTGATCGTCGCCAACCACCTGTCGCTGCTCGACATCCTCGTGATGTTCCGACTCCAGAGCCACTTCAAGTGGGTCTCGAAGATCGAGAACTTCCGCGTGCCCTTGATCGGCTGGAACATGACCCTGTGCGGGTACATCCCGCTCCAGCGCGGGACGAAGACCAGCGTGATGTCGATGATGCGCGCCTGCGACGCGGCGCTCGACGCGGGCAGCTCGATCGTGATGTTCCCGGAAGGCACGCGTTCCCCGACCGGACGCATGCGCGCCTTCAAGCCGGGCGCCTTCGAGATCGCCCAGCGAAACGGCGTGCCGATCCAGCCCCTCGTGATCCGCGGGACCGGAGACGCGCTGCCGAAGCGCGGCTTCGTCCTCCAGGGCCGCCACGACATCTCGATCGAGATCCTCGACGCCGTATCTCCGTCGGACGTGGAGAAGACCGCCCCGGAAGAGATGATGGAGCGCGTGCGGAACCGGATCGCCGAAGCGCTCGACGAGCCGACACCCGCGGGCTCCTGA
- a CDS encoding AMP-binding protein, with protein sequence MTGAEEGVLANALRDHGSAEAIRMGATSLTWSALAHASRRMQAALEDAGVAKGDLVAVLAPPSVEGAALLFALLELGAPMLPLNARLSEIEQAQAIEETHARFLVVAPSDALGSRLARETGCGLLALAPRDGASPLARLESPDGASPLVRLESPDGASPLVFLASPAPGRADELAGAAERRRDEGAALVLRTSGTSGRPKGAVLGLDNLIASADGAASLLGSSPSDRWLLCMPLFHIGGLAILIRASRVGASVVLHARFDEVEVARALDEDGITRVSFVATMLERVLATRGDRPAPATLELVLLGGGPASDDLIRRAEALGYPLAPTYGLTEAASQVATRPPRAAVDEPAGGLVPLGGVSLRIVDENGTACAPGVEGEIRVRGPIVMRGYLDDPEASRAALLDGWLATGDIGRLDEAGRLRVLDRRTDLILSGGENVYPAQIESVLEAHPDVVEAGVRGIEDETYGARPAAWVVLREEARLAPSALLAYCRARLAGYAVPARIETVDVLPRNATGKLLRRRLGGDD encoded by the coding sequence GTGACCGGCGCGGAGGAGGGCGTGCTCGCGAACGCGCTTCGCGACCACGGGAGCGCCGAGGCGATTCGCATGGGGGCGACGTCGCTCACCTGGTCGGCGCTCGCGCACGCGTCGCGACGGATGCAGGCCGCCCTCGAAGACGCCGGCGTCGCGAAGGGGGATCTCGTCGCGGTGCTCGCGCCGCCATCGGTCGAGGGCGCAGCCCTCCTCTTCGCGCTCCTCGAGCTCGGGGCCCCGATGCTGCCGCTCAATGCCCGCCTCTCCGAGATCGAGCAGGCGCAGGCGATCGAGGAGACCCACGCGCGCTTCCTCGTCGTCGCGCCGAGCGACGCGCTCGGCTCGCGACTCGCGAGGGAAACGGGCTGCGGTCTTCTCGCGCTCGCGCCGCGGGATGGCGCGAGCCCGCTCGCTCGTCTCGAGTCGCCGGATGGCGCGAGCCCGCTCGTTCGGCTCGAGTCGCCGGATGGCGCGAGCCCGCTCGTTTTTCTCGCGTCGCCGGCGCCCGGGCGCGCGGACGAGCTCGCCGGCGCCGCCGAACGACGACGGGACGAAGGGGCGGCGCTCGTGCTGCGCACGTCCGGGACCAGCGGGCGGCCGAAGGGCGCCGTGCTCGGGCTCGACAACCTGATCGCGAGCGCCGACGGGGCCGCGTCGCTGCTCGGCAGCTCGCCTTCCGATCGCTGGCTGCTCTGCATGCCGCTCTTCCACATCGGCGGGCTCGCGATCCTGATTCGCGCTTCCCGGGTCGGCGCGAGCGTCGTCCTGCACGCGCGCTTCGACGAGGTCGAGGTCGCGCGGGCGCTCGACGAGGACGGGATCACGCGGGTGAGCTTCGTCGCGACGATGCTCGAGCGGGTCCTCGCGACGCGAGGAGACCGTCCGGCGCCGGCGACCCTCGAGCTCGTGCTGCTCGGGGGCGGACCCGCGAGCGACGACCTGATCCGGCGCGCCGAGGCGCTCGGGTATCCCCTGGCCCCCACCTACGGACTGACGGAGGCGGCCTCGCAGGTGGCGACGCGACCGCCGCGCGCCGCGGTCGACGAGCCCGCCGGAGGACTCGTGCCGTTGGGCGGAGTCTCGCTTCGGATCGTGGACGAGAACGGCACGGCGTGTGCGCCAGGGGTCGAAGGGGAGATCCGGGTGCGCGGGCCGATCGTGATGCGGGGCTACCTCGACGACCCGGAGGCCTCGCGCGCGGCGCTTCTCGACGGCTGGCTCGCGACCGGCGACATCGGCCGCCTCGACGAAGCGGGCCGCCTGCGCGTCCTCGATCGCCGCACCGATCTGATCCTGTCCGGCGGCGAGAACGTCTATCCGGCGCAGATCGAGTCGGTGCTCGAAGCCCATCCCGACGTGGTCGAAGCCGGAGTCCGGGGCATCGAAGACGAGACCTACGGCGCTCGTCCCGCCGCCTGGGTCGTCCTCCGCGAGGAGGCACGGCTCGCGCCTTCCGCGCTGCTCGCGTACTGCCGCGCGCGTCTCGCCGGCTATGCGGTACCTGCTCGGATCGAAACGGTCGACGTACTTCCGCGCAACGCGACGGGCAAGTTGCTTCGTCGGCGCCTCGGCGGGGACGACTAG